A window of the Arcobacter sp. F155 genome harbors these coding sequences:
- a CDS encoding exopolyphosphatase, producing the protein MNQVTAIDLGSNSFRVLIYDCLNNKVLGEHNEVVGMADGLSETNCISNEAQQRVVDAINTSSEKLGYDPSKAICVTTAAMRLANNSTEVLSYFKKQTGAQFKIIDGKEEARLTLLAVKYALKREKINSSKFILLDIGGGSTEIIVSDEDESISHSFNFGIVTLTQKYDNYEDLNKELQAHKKDIKNFLEENSVDTKDYTFVATAGTPTTIAAIKLGQDFFHYDKDAVNGTKIKIKDLDECLELFRNSSTSTITKLVGRGRVEFIEVGVYIYKTIFEVLDKKESIVLDDGLREGVAINSCLLR; encoded by the coding sequence ATGAATCAAGTTACTGCTATTGACTTGGGCTCTAACTCTTTTAGAGTCCTAATCTACGATTGTTTAAATAATAAAGTACTTGGTGAACACAATGAAGTTGTAGGTATGGCTGATGGTTTATCTGAAACAAATTGTATTTCAAATGAAGCTCAACAAAGAGTAGTAGATGCGATTAACACTTCTTCTGAAAAGCTAGGATATGACCCAAGTAAAGCTATTTGCGTTACAACTGCTGCAATGAGATTAGCTAATAACTCAACAGAGGTTCTATCTTACTTCAAAAAACAAACAGGTGCACAATTTAAAATTATTGATGGGAAAGAGGAAGCTAGACTTACACTTTTAGCTGTAAAGTATGCTTTAAAAAGAGAAAAAATCAACTCTTCAAAATTTATTTTACTTGATATTGGTGGTGGTTCTACTGAAATAATTGTTAGTGATGAAGATGAGTCTATTTCCCATAGCTTTAATTTTGGAATAGTTACTTTAACTCAAAAGTATGATAATTATGAAGATTTAAATAAAGAGCTACAAGCCCACAAAAAAGATATTAAAAACTTTTTAGAAGAGAATAGTGTAGATACAAAAGATTATACCTTTGTGGCTACTGCTGGGACTCCAACTACAATTGCAGCAATAAAACTTGGGCAAGACTTCTTTCACTATGATAAAGATGCTGTAAATGGTACAAAAATTAAAATAAAAGATTTAGATGAGTGTTTAGAGCTTTTTAGAAACTCTTCAACTTCTACAATTACAAAACTTGTAGGACGTGGTAGAGTCGAGTTTATTGAAGTTGGTGTTTATATTTATAAAACTATATTTGAAGTATTAGATAAAAAAGAGTCTATAGTTTTAGATGATGGTTTAAGAGAGGGTGTAGCTATTAACTCTTGTTTACTTAGATAA
- a CDS encoding acetolactate synthase large subunit, with protein MRITGAKMVTESLKEEGVDVVFGYPGGAIMNVYDEIYKQSFFQHILTRHEQAAIHAAEGFAKSTGKVGVAIVTSGPGFTNAVTGLADAYMDSVPMVVISGQVPTTIIGTDGFQEIDAVGISRPCTKHNYLVNDIKDLPRIIKEAFHIAATGRPGPVHIDIPKDITAEVANFEYPKEVDIPTYKPTVNYNKRQLKKAMDAIAKSKKPLLYVGGGAILANCAYEIREFAKMTNIPVVETLMARGVMGDENDLFMGMLGMHGEFAANMAAHDTDCIISLGARFDDRVTGRLDEFAKKAKVIHVDVDPTSIGKLVDTNFPIVGDLKVTVEGMIEAAKEMEFNEYTNWVSLLRDYREKEPLRYQDSDAVIKPQWAIERVGQTLGENAIISTDVGQHQMWTAQFYPFSFPRQWNTSGGLGTMGFGLPGAMGVARGNPDKVSINFTGDGSILMNIQELMTCVEYNLPVINIILNNNYLGMVRQWQTLFYENRLSETDLSAQPDFKKLVEAFGGNGYRVTTKKEFDEALKDAVEKKKPAMIDVIVARDEIVLPMVPNGHALNEMTLLGDSNE; from the coding sequence ATGAGAATAACTGGCGCAAAAATGGTTACAGAATCATTAAAAGAGGAAGGGGTAGATGTAGTATTTGGATACCCTGGTGGCGCTATTATGAATGTCTATGACGAAATTTATAAGCAGAGTTTTTTTCAACATATTTTAACTAGACACGAGCAAGCAGCAATTCATGCTGCTGAAGGTTTTGCGAAATCTACTGGTAAAGTAGGTGTTGCTATTGTAACAAGTGGACCTGGTTTCACAAATGCAGTAACAGGACTAGCAGATGCATATATGGATTCAGTTCCAATGGTTGTTATCTCAGGACAAGTTCCAACAACAATCATAGGTACAGATGGATTCCAAGAAATAGATGCAGTTGGTATTAGTAGACCATGTACAAAACATAACTATCTAGTAAATGATATTAAAGATTTACCAAGAATTATAAAAGAGGCATTTCATATAGCAGCAACGGGAAGACCTGGTCCTGTCCATATTGATATTCCTAAAGATATTACAGCAGAGGTTGCTAACTTTGAATATCCTAAAGAAGTGGATATTCCAACATACAAACCTACAGTTAATTACAATAAAAGACAATTAAAAAAGGCAATGGATGCAATTGCAAAATCTAAAAAGCCTTTATTATACGTTGGTGGTGGTGCAATTTTAGCAAATTGTGCTTATGAGATTAGAGAGTTTGCAAAAATGACAAACATTCCTGTTGTTGAAACACTTATGGCTAGAGGTGTTATGGGTGATGAGAATGATTTATTCATGGGAATGTTAGGTATGCATGGAGAGTTTGCAGCAAATATGGCAGCACATGATACTGATTGTATTATCTCTTTAGGTGCAAGATTTGATGATAGGGTTACAGGAAGACTTGATGAGTTTGCTAAAAAAGCAAAAGTAATTCATGTAGATGTTGACCCAACTTCAATTGGTAAATTAGTTGATACTAACTTTCCAATTGTTGGGGATTTAAAAGTTACTGTAGAAGGTATGATTGAAGCTGCAAAAGAGATGGAGTTTAATGAGTATACAAACTGGGTTTCTTTATTAAGAGACTATAGAGAAAAAGAGCCATTAAGATACCAAGACTCTGATGCTGTTATTAAACCTCAATGGGCTATTGAAAGAGTTGGTCAAACATTAGGTGAAAATGCAATTATCTCTACAGATGTTGGTCAACACCAAATGTGGACAGCACAGTTTTATCCATTCTCTTTCCCTAGACAATGGAATACTTCAGGTGGTTTAGGAACTATGGGATTCGGACTTCCTGGAGCAATGGGTGTTGCTAGAGGTAACCCAGACAAAGTATCTATTAACTTCACTGGTGATGGTTCAATTTTAATGAACATCCAAGAGTTAATGACTTGTGTTGAATACAATTTGCCAGTAATTAATATTATTCTAAATAATAACTATTTAGGAATGGTAAGACAATGGCAAACACTATTCTATGAAAATAGATTATCTGAAACAGATTTAAGTGCACAACCTGACTTTAAAAAGCTTGTAGAAGCATTTGGAGGAAATGGTTATAGAGTAACAACTAAAAAAGAGTTTGATGAAGCTCTAAAAGATGCAGTTGAAAAGAAAAAACCTGCAATGATTGATGTTATTGTAGCAAGAGATGAGATTGTATTACCAATGGTTCCAAA